The Armatimonadota bacterium genome includes a window with the following:
- the whiG gene encoding RNA polymerase sigma factor WhiG, which translates to MGHAVCYNRASSETGRPEARFMSSSQLEETWASFKKWGDQKARDALITRYAYLVKITAGRVVTSLPPNVDREDLISAGVVGLIKAIDQFDPDRKVKFETYAIALIRGAILEMLREEDWVPRSVRERVKLLERTYLRLEGILGRPATEQEVAEELGVDMETFHSMLADAGRAALMSLDDIVLTSEGNEKIHLGDVVQDQRSNIVAEVEVKAVKSTLGDSIERLPEREQLVITLYYYEGLTFKEIGRILGVSESRVYQLHTQAVIRMRGYLQRDVALFRS; encoded by the coding sequence ATGGGGCATGCGGTCTGCTACAATAGGGCGTCGTCTGAGACGGGACGGCCGGAGGCAAGGTTTATGAGCTCCTCGCAACTTGAGGAGACCTGGGCAAGCTTCAAAAAGTGGGGGGATCAGAAAGCCCGGGATGCCCTGATCACGCGCTATGCGTATCTGGTGAAGATCACGGCGGGCAGAGTGGTCACCAGCCTGCCTCCCAACGTGGACCGGGAGGACCTCATCTCGGCCGGCGTTGTCGGCCTGATCAAGGCCATAGACCAGTTCGACCCCGATCGCAAAGTCAAGTTCGAGACCTACGCCATCGCGCTCATTCGCGGAGCCATTCTGGAGATGCTGCGCGAGGAGGACTGGGTTCCCCGCTCCGTCCGCGAGCGCGTCAAACTGCTGGAGCGCACGTATCTGCGTCTGGAGGGCATTCTGGGACGCCCCGCAACCGAGCAGGAGGTGGCCGAGGAGCTGGGCGTGGATATGGAAACATTCCATTCCATGCTTGCGGACGCCGGGCGCGCTGCGCTGATGTCGCTGGATGACATCGTCCTGACCAGCGAAGGCAACGAGAAGATCCATCTGGGTGATGTGGTGCAGGACCAGCGCTCCAATATTGTGGCCGAAGTAGAGGTCAAGGCGGTCAAGAGCACCCTGGGAGACAGCATCGAACGCCTCCCCGAGCGCGAGCAGCTGGTCATCACCCTGTATTACTATGAAGGGCTGACGTTCAAGGAGATCGGGCGAATCCTGGGGGTGTCCGAGTCGCGTGTCTATCAGCTCCACACTCAGGCCGTCATCCGGATGCGCGGGTATCTTCAGCGCGACGTAGCCCTGTTCCGCAGCTGA
- the rlmN gene encoding putative dual-specificity RNA methyltransferase RlmN → MLLTGLTTEELQEWARERGLGAYRGRQLADWVYRRSARSFDVMTDLPQKLRGELASSFIHPALQEEDRSTSPDGAIKFLARARDGERVECVFLPYDDRISLCVSTQVGCAMDCSFCATGIGGLKRDLAPGEIVDQLLLVQAATGQRITHVVYMGMGEPLANYAATVASIRLLSKEVGLSARRITVSTVGLPAAIRRLAAERLPITLAVSIHAPDDDVRRVIMPAARLHPLEDLLDACRHWCAVTRRRMTFEYLLLEGINDSPAQARDLARRIRGILGNVNLIPYNHVEGRGKFRRPSRERIEAFRAALEESGIRTTERMRRGNPVSAACGQLRHEAESGRKLFAPSGAAGVKIPVSAKVPAPDAGDG, encoded by the coding sequence ATGCTGCTTACCGGTCTCACAACGGAGGAACTGCAGGAATGGGCGCGTGAGCGCGGGCTGGGAGCCTACCGCGGCCGTCAGCTGGCGGACTGGGTGTACCGCCGGTCCGCGCGATCCTTCGACGTGATGACCGATCTACCGCAGAAGCTCCGCGGCGAGCTTGCCTCCTCGTTCATCCACCCTGCGCTGCAGGAGGAGGATCGTTCCACGTCCCCTGACGGAGCCATCAAGTTCCTGGCGCGCGCACGGGACGGAGAGAGGGTCGAGTGTGTATTCCTGCCCTATGATGACCGCATCTCCCTCTGCGTCTCCACACAGGTGGGATGCGCGATGGACTGCAGCTTCTGCGCCACCGGAATAGGAGGCCTGAAGCGGGACCTCGCGCCCGGGGAGATCGTGGATCAACTTCTTCTGGTTCAGGCGGCCACAGGGCAGCGGATCACTCACGTGGTCTATATGGGGATGGGTGAGCCGCTGGCCAACTATGCCGCTACCGTCGCCTCCATCCGGTTGCTGTCGAAAGAGGTGGGCCTCTCGGCCCGGCGGATCACCGTGAGCACGGTGGGACTGCCTGCGGCCATCCGGCGTCTGGCAGCGGAACGGCTGCCCATCACGCTTGCGGTCTCCATCCATGCGCCGGACGACGATGTCCGCCGCGTCATCATGCCCGCGGCGCGCCTTCACCCGCTGGAAGATCTGCTTGACGCCTGCCGTCACTGGTGTGCGGTGACCCGCCGGCGGATGACGTTCGAATACCTGCTGCTGGAAGGCATAAACGATTCGCCCGCCCAGGCGCGCGATCTGGCCCGCCGGATCCGTGGCATCCTGGGAAACGTGAACCTCATCCCGTATAACCACGTTGAAGGCAGAGGAAAGTTCCGGCGCCCCTCCCGGGAGAGGATCGAAGCATTTCGCGCCGCTCTGGAGGAATCGGGTATCCGGACAACGGAGAGGATGAGGCGGGGCAATCCGGTCAGCGCCGCATGCGGACAGCTCCGGCACGAGGCGGAATCGGGCCGCAAGCTCTTCGCGCCGTCCGGTGCGGCGGGCGTCAAGATCCCGGTCTCCGCGAAGGTGCCGGCGCCGGACGCGGGCGACGGGTGA
- a CDS encoding RNA polymerase sigma factor has protein sequence MRAEERALIERCRQHDLEAFDELVRLYERRIFNFALRLSGNHHDAEDITVETFIRVFNAIANFRGDATFSTWLFRIAHNVFLDMRKKERAHPHTSLQDVLELDESEVTRQVEDPAPLPERMAEDAELSQILRRAIDELPDYQKTMVLLYHTQNKSYEEIAEIMHLPIGTVKSRLNRARIALKSKLEPLRELFER, from the coding sequence GTGAGAGCCGAGGAGCGCGCCCTCATCGAGCGCTGCAGGCAGCACGACCTGGAAGCGTTCGATGAGCTCGTGCGGTTGTACGAGCGGCGCATCTTCAACTTTGCCCTGCGCCTGAGCGGCAACCACCACGATGCCGAGGACATCACGGTGGAGACGTTCATTCGCGTGTTCAATGCCATCGCCAACTTCCGCGGGGACGCCACCTTCAGCACCTGGTTGTTCAGAATCGCCCACAATGTTTTCCTGGATATGAGGAAGAAAGAGAGGGCGCACCCTCACACCTCGCTCCAGGACGTGCTGGAGCTGGATGAGTCCGAGGTGACGCGTCAGGTGGAGGATCCTGCTCCCCTGCCGGAACGCATGGCCGAGGACGCGGAGCTGAGCCAGATCCTGCGCCGGGCGATTGACGAGCTTCCGGACTACCAGAAGACGATGGTGCTGCTGTATCACACGCAGAACAAGTCTTATGAAGAGATAGCGGAGATCATGCACCTGCCGATCGGCACGGTGAAAAGCCGCCTGAACCGGGCACGGATTGCTCTGAAATCGAAACTGGAACCCTTGAGGGAACTTTTCGAGAGGTGA
- a CDS encoding ornithine cyclodeaminase yields MLYLTEQDVLRLLDMPSAIAAVERSMLSCAAGEGESIPRRRAKTRRGIFHLMGGSLRDAGVHGLKAYTSLPEGTRFFCLLFGEDGAPLALIEADYLGRIRTGAASAVATRVLARPDASVMLVIGSGTQARTQVQAVACVRRLQEVMVWSRTPEHRERFAALLRGEDGLPACAVDDPAQACRKADIITTITTSREPVLLSEWVPDGAHINACGSNHLSRIEIDPRLFARAACTCVDHREQVLAECGELAAAVREGLTHPDRLTELPDVLAGRAQGRSSPMDVTLFESQGIGIWDVAVAEEVLRRAGGLPANP; encoded by the coding sequence ATGTTGTACCTGACCGAACAGGATGTGCTGCGCCTGCTGGACATGCCTTCTGCGATCGCCGCCGTCGAGCGCTCCATGCTCTCCTGCGCGGCCGGGGAAGGGGAGAGTATTCCTCGCCGCAGGGCAAAGACCCGCCGCGGGATTTTCCACCTGATGGGCGGCTCCCTGCGGGATGCGGGGGTCCACGGGCTGAAGGCGTATACCTCCCTGCCGGAAGGCACCCGCTTTTTCTGCCTGCTCTTCGGGGAAGACGGCGCGCCGCTTGCGCTCATCGAGGCTGACTACCTGGGCCGTATCCGGACGGGCGCCGCAAGCGCCGTCGCCACACGCGTTCTTGCCCGGCCGGATGCCTCCGTGATGCTGGTGATCGGCAGCGGGACTCAGGCCCGCACCCAGGTTCAGGCAGTCGCGTGCGTGCGCCGTCTACAGGAGGTGATGGTCTGGAGCCGCACCCCGGAGCATCGGGAGCGCTTCGCGGCCCTTCTGCGGGGGGAGGACGGCCTTCCCGCTTGCGCCGTGGACGATCCCGCCCAAGCCTGCCGCAAAGCGGACATCATCACCACCATCACCACGTCCCGAGAGCCGGTCCTCCTTTCAGAATGGGTGCCGGACGGGGCGCACATCAACGCCTGCGGTTCCAACCATCTCTCCCGCATCGAAATAGACCCTCGTCTCTTTGCCCGGGCGGCTTGCACCTGCGTGGACCATCGCGAGCAGGTGCTCGCCGAGTGCGGAGAGCTGGCGGCGGCCGTCAGGGAGGGGCTGACGCATCCGGACCGGCTCACGGAGCTGCCGGATGTGCTGGCGGGTAGAGCGCAGGGACGCTCCTCGCCGATGGATGTGACTCTTTTCGAATCGCAAGGAATCGGCATCTGGGATGTGGCCGTAGCCGAGGAGGTGCTCCGGCGGGCCGGAGGCCTTCCGGCGAATCCCTGA
- a CDS encoding membrane protein: MGFPNLFWGNVFSGGWLSVLTTLLDIAVISFILYKLIMLVKGTRAWQILWGLALFFLLIFVSDKLQLYTLNWLLRTVLPLGPVAIVILFYPELRHALEEMGRLGFWGRGFSFLGKEEMATMIDEVVKLATRLSRGKVGALIVIEREIGLDNIVATGTRLDALVSQDLLHTVFFPGSPLHDGAAVIRSNRVLAVGCTLPLSDSPHISTMIHTRHKAAVGVTEQSDAVVVVVSEETGTISLAVEGRLERGLDADSLRERLQRLLIPQERSGAPGYRMLFRKHSAQQDRQKTSAGDSRPAAEPAAQETQTGSGSG, translated from the coding sequence TTGGGCTTTCCGAATCTTTTCTGGGGCAATGTCTTTAGCGGCGGCTGGCTCTCCGTCCTGACCACCCTCCTCGACATCGCGGTCATCTCCTTCATCCTGTATAAGCTCATTATGCTGGTGAAGGGCACCCGCGCCTGGCAGATCCTGTGGGGGCTTGCGCTGTTCTTCCTGCTCATCTTCGTCAGCGACAAGCTTCAGCTGTACACACTGAACTGGCTGCTGCGCACGGTTCTCCCCCTGGGTCCGGTGGCCATTGTCATCCTGTTCTACCCGGAGTTGCGCCACGCTCTGGAGGAGATGGGTCGGCTCGGCTTCTGGGGGCGCGGCTTCAGCTTCCTGGGCAAGGAAGAGATGGCCACGATGATCGACGAGGTGGTCAAACTGGCCACGCGTCTTTCGCGAGGGAAAGTGGGAGCGCTCATCGTCATCGAGCGGGAGATCGGGCTGGACAACATCGTGGCAACCGGCACTCGACTGGATGCGCTGGTCTCGCAGGATCTACTTCACACGGTCTTCTTTCCCGGCAGCCCCCTGCACGACGGCGCCGCCGTCATACGGTCCAACCGAGTGCTGGCGGTGGGATGCACCCTGCCGCTCTCCGATAGCCCGCATATCTCAACCATGATCCACACCCGCCACAAGGCGGCCGTCGGAGTTACCGAGCAGTCTGACGCCGTGGTGGTGGTCGTGAGCGAGGAGACGGGAACCATCTCTCTGGCAGTGGAGGGCAGGCTGGAACGAGGCCTTGACGCAGACTCCTTACGCGAGCGTCTCCAGCGCCTGCTCATTCCACAGGAGCGCTCGGGCGCGCCAGGCTACCGGATGCTGTTCCGGAAGCATTCTGCGCAGCAGGACCGGCAGAAAACCTCTGCCGGAGACTCGCGCCCCGCGGCGGAGCCGGCGGCGCAGGAGACCCAGACGGGGTCCGGATCCGGATGA
- the glmM gene encoding phosphoglucosamine mutase yields MTSYFGTDGVRGVANRELTADLALRLGAAAARALLSRPHGVSVLIGRDPRISGDMLESALAAGFASHGADVILVGVIPTPGVAWLVRNTDADIGCVISASHNPLEYNGIKFFGPDGEKLPDATERRIEELLDVPPGPLPTGRGVGRFLRQPERCRDYIEAVKTTARRRLDGMRLVMDCANGAAYEIAPRVFRELGAEVLCLSASPDGVNINAGCGSLHPEDMLDAVRRKGADAGLAFDGDADRVVMSTEKGDLVDGDRIMAICALDMDARGRLPGRRVVATVMSNMGLERALSSHGITLDRVDGVGDRYVWERMKATGATLGGEKSGHIILSDYTTTGDGMVTALQVLGAMQESGRPLSEMAAVVQEMPQVLDGVRVEGVRQDWRDDPGIQEAIDEAAERLRGRGRIHVRRSGTEPVIRVMAEGPDEAELREITGALCAVIRERLCGAHPFEPKDAYHAGAAGH; encoded by the coding sequence TTGACTTCATACTTCGGCACGGATGGCGTACGCGGAGTCGCCAACAGAGAGCTGACCGCAGATCTGGCGCTGCGTCTTGGTGCTGCTGCGGCCCGGGCGCTGTTGTCAAGGCCTCACGGGGTCAGCGTGCTCATCGGGCGGGATCCCCGCATCTCGGGAGACATGCTGGAGAGCGCGCTGGCGGCCGGCTTCGCCTCCCACGGGGCGGATGTCATCCTGGTGGGAGTCATCCCCACGCCCGGGGTCGCCTGGTTGGTCCGCAACACAGATGCGGACATCGGCTGCGTCATCTCCGCCTCGCATAACCCCCTGGAGTATAACGGCATCAAGTTCTTCGGGCCGGACGGGGAGAAGCTGCCGGACGCCACGGAAAGGCGCATCGAAGAGCTGCTGGACGTGCCTCCGGGCCCCCTGCCCACGGGGCGGGGTGTCGGGCGGTTTTTGCGCCAGCCGGAGCGTTGCCGCGACTATATCGAGGCCGTGAAAACCACAGCCCGCCGCCGGCTGGACGGGATGCGGCTGGTCATGGACTGCGCGAACGGCGCGGCCTATGAGATTGCTCCCCGAGTGTTCCGCGAGTTGGGCGCGGAGGTCCTGTGCCTGAGCGCTTCCCCGGACGGCGTGAACATCAATGCCGGGTGCGGATCGCTTCATCCGGAGGATATGCTGGACGCCGTCCGGCGTAAGGGTGCAGACGCGGGATTGGCCTTCGACGGTGATGCCGACCGCGTCGTTATGTCCACGGAGAAGGGCGATCTCGTGGACGGGGATCGAATCATGGCCATCTGCGCCCTGGATATGGATGCGCGCGGCCGGCTGCCCGGCCGCCGTGTGGTGGCCACGGTGATGAGCAATATGGGCCTGGAGCGCGCGCTGAGCAGCCACGGCATCACCCTGGACCGCGTGGACGGGGTGGGGGACCGCTACGTCTGGGAGCGGATGAAGGCCACCGGAGCCACTCTGGGCGGCGAAAAGAGCGGGCATATTATTCTTTCGGACTATACCACCACGGGAGACGGGATGGTCACCGCGCTCCAGGTGCTTGGCGCGATGCAGGAGAGTGGCCGTCCGCTTTCTGAGATGGCCGCTGTGGTGCAGGAGATGCCTCAGGTGCTTGATGGTGTCCGGGTGGAGGGTGTCCGTCAGGACTGGCGGGACGATCCGGGCATTCAGGAAGCCATCGACGAAGCAGCGGAGCGGTTGCGCGGGCGGGGGCGCATTCACGTGCGCCGCTCCGGTACGGAGCCGGTGATCCGCGTGATGGCCGAAGGCCCCGACGAGGCCGAATTGCGGGAGATCACCGGTGCGCTCTGCGCCGTCATCAGAGAGCGCCTGTGCGGAGCGCACCCTTTTGAGCCGAAGGATGCTTATCACGCAGGGGCTGCCGGACACTGA
- a CDS encoding oxidoreductase, translating into MSETVNLALIGCGGMMGSHVEHGYQELWNRGIRTFRIVGCCDVNEDRARKMAAKVAAFQGEEPKICTDYRHVMDAPGVDAVDISVVHSEHHRVAVPLLQAGKHVTIEKPLAITMRAGRQIIDAAEKSGVVLQVAENYRRAPEMRAIRWAIRKGYLGRLRLLFWIDASERLWHWGWRDDVEAAGGGWSMDGGVHFADLFRFFIGEVEELYAVSRAYQPVRYRKPETLEDPVPATVEDTTLAVLKFENGVTGQWGSSQAAPGAGFSSRVIYGEHGSINLHEGLTTRNRKMSLEQLVQEYMASLSTEERERLFPRGITQPVATELKEFVDAVLAGGSIETDGWEGYRSEAVTLALYESSLLGAPVRLKDIEDLKIESYQERFNRLHALV; encoded by the coding sequence ATGTCTGAAACAGTGAATCTTGCTCTCATCGGCTGTGGGGGAATGATGGGCTCCCACGTTGAGCACGGCTACCAGGAGCTCTGGAACAGGGGGATCCGCACGTTCCGCATCGTGGGGTGCTGCGATGTCAACGAAGATCGGGCGCGCAAGATGGCCGCTAAGGTGGCCGCCTTCCAGGGCGAGGAGCCGAAGATCTGCACCGATTACCGCCACGTGATGGACGCCCCCGGAGTGGATGCGGTGGACATCAGCGTGGTGCACTCCGAGCATCACCGGGTGGCTGTTCCGCTGCTGCAGGCGGGCAAGCACGTGACCATAGAAAAGCCGCTGGCCATTACCATGCGCGCCGGGCGGCAGATCATCGATGCCGCGGAGAAGTCGGGTGTGGTGCTGCAGGTGGCGGAGAACTATCGGCGCGCCCCGGAGATGCGCGCCATCCGATGGGCCATCCGCAAAGGCTATCTGGGCCGGCTGCGCCTGCTGTTCTGGATTGACGCCAGCGAGCGCCTGTGGCACTGGGGGTGGAGGGACGACGTGGAGGCTGCCGGGGGAGGCTGGTCTATGGACGGGGGCGTGCATTTTGCGGACCTGTTCCGCTTCTTCATCGGCGAGGTGGAGGAGCTCTACGCCGTCTCACGCGCCTATCAGCCGGTGCGCTACCGCAAGCCAGAGACGCTGGAAGACCCGGTGCCCGCCACCGTGGAGGACACCACCCTTGCGGTCCTCAAGTTTGAGAACGGAGTCACCGGGCAGTGGGGATCCTCGCAGGCCGCTCCGGGAGCGGGGTTTTCGTCGCGCGTCATCTACGGCGAGCACGGCTCCATCAATCTGCACGAAGGTCTGACCACGCGGAACCGCAAGATGTCCCTGGAGCAGCTGGTGCAGGAGTATATGGCTTCCCTGTCCACCGAGGAGCGCGAAAGGCTGTTCCCCAGGGGCATCACCCAGCCGGTGGCCACTGAGCTGAAGGAGTTCGTGGACGCGGTGCTGGCGGGCGGCTCCATCGAGACCGACGGTTGGGAGGGCTACCGCTCCGAGGCGGTGACGCTGGCGCTGTATGAGTCCTCGCTGCTGGGCGCGCCGGTGCGCCTGAAGGACATCGAAGACCTGAAGATCGAGTCCTATCAGGAGCGTTTCAACCGCCTGCATGCATTGGTCTGA